The following proteins are encoded in a genomic region of Apteryx mantelli isolate bAptMan1 chromosome 37, bAptMan1.hap1, whole genome shotgun sequence:
- the BSCL2 gene encoding seipin isoform X2 gives MAGGPGPLLQWAQEVGSVLLLRVRRTVLQTAILLCVALLLLWVSVFLYGSFYYSYMPTVSFVSPVHYSFRTDCGSPGPELCSFPTANISLVKANRDKVMMYGQLYRISLELELPESPVNQELGMFMVAMTCYTKGGRAVASSARAAMLHYRSGLLRTLDTLAFAGLFLSGFAEQKQTVEVELYSDYREDSYAPTVGAVLEIQSKRIQLYGAQLRIHAHFTGLRYLLYNFPVTSALLGVASNFAFLSVIILFSYLQWVWGSVWPWEPPAVQMSLRDRTGPQQRREELAAPGRGEGPGQGRQRDPRPGPDATGPAEEPDAEGTASSSGASLPGEDTEVIGPVADAAPAKESETSEDTEFEAVDKSSLLTEANFPPAEEVGGTPLPPPAEDGAVPVPVSTLGPRQRHTCSSS, from the exons atGGCGGGCGGCCCGGGGCCCCTGCTGCAGTGGGCGCAGGAGGTGGGCTCCGTGCTGCTGCTGCGGGTCCGGCGCACGGTGCTGCAGACCGCCATCCTCCTCTGCgtggccttgctgctcctctgggtcTCCGTCTTCCTCTACGGCAGCTTCTACTACTCCTACATGCCCACCGTCAGCTTCGTCAGCCCCGTGCACTACAGCTTCCG gACGGATTGCGGCTCGCCCGGGCCTGAGCTCTGCTCTTTCCCCACCGCTAACATCTCCCTGGTGAAGGCGAACCGGGACAAG GTGATGATGTACGGGCAGCTGTACCGCATCtccctggagctggagctgccggAGTCGCCGGTGAACCAGGAGCTGGGCATGTTCATGGTGGCGATGACGTGCTACACCAAGGGGGGCCGAGCCGTGGCCTCTTCCGCCCGGGCA GCCATGCTGCACTACCGCTCTGGGCTGCTGCGGACGCTCGACACGCTGGCCTTTGCCGGCCTCTTCCTCTCTGGCTTCGCCGAGCAGAAGCAGACGGTGGAGGTGGAGCTGTATTCGGACTACCGTGAGGACTCG TACGCCCCGACAGTTGGCGCGGTGCTGGAGATCCAGAGCAAGCGGATCCAGCTCTACGGGGCCCAGCTCCGCATCCACGCTCACTTCACCGGCCTGCG GTACCTGCTCTACAACTTCCCCGTCACCTCCGCCCTGCTTGGCGTCGCTAGCAACTTCGCCTTCCTCAGCGTCATCATCCTCTTCAGCTACCTGCAGTGGGTCTGGGGCAGCGTCTGGCCCTGGGAGCCCCCTGCCGTGCAG ATGAGCCTGCGGGACAGGACTGGCCCCCAGCAGCGACGGGAGGAGCTGGCGGCGCCCGGGAGAGGTGAGGGGCCGGGCCAGGGCCGCCAGCGTGACCCCCGCCCCGGCCCTGATGCCACAGGGCCCGCGGAGGAGCCAGACGCTGAAGGAACAGCCTCGAGCTCGG GTGCCTCGCTGCCGGGAGAGGACACGGAGGTTATCGGGCCTGTGGCAGACGCCGCCCCAGCCAAGGAGTCAGAGACCAGTGAAG ACACCGAGTTCGAGGCGGTGGACAAGTCTTCCCTGCTCACTGAAGCCAACTTCCCCCCCGCGGAGGAGGTGGGGGGGACCCCGCTGCCACCCCCCGCCGAGGACGGCGCCGTGCCTGTGCCTGTGTCCACCCTGGGCCCCCGGCAGCGCCACACGTGCTCCAGCTCCTGA
- the BSCL2 gene encoding seipin isoform X1, which produces MAGGPGPLLQWAQEVGSVLLLRVRRTVLQTAILLCVALLLLWVSVFLYGSFYYSYMPTVSFVSPVHYSFRTDCGSPGPELCSFPTANISLVKANRDKVMMYGQLYRISLELELPESPVNQELGMFMVAMTCYTKGGRAVASSARAAMLHYRSGLLRTLDTLAFAGLFLSGFAEQKQTVEVELYSDYREDSYAPTVGAVLEIQSKRIQLYGAQLRIHAHFTGLRYLLYNFPVTSALLGVASNFAFLSVIILFSYLQWVWGSVWPWEPPAVQVGTDPLPRGQGVQGGQTLAQHHSAPQMSLRDRTGPQQRREELAAPGRGEGPGQGRQRDPRPGPDATGPAEEPDAEGTASSSGASLPGEDTEVIGPVADAAPAKESETSEDTEFEAVDKSSLLTEANFPPAEEVGGTPLPPPAEDGAVPVPVSTLGPRQRHTCSSS; this is translated from the exons atGGCGGGCGGCCCGGGGCCCCTGCTGCAGTGGGCGCAGGAGGTGGGCTCCGTGCTGCTGCTGCGGGTCCGGCGCACGGTGCTGCAGACCGCCATCCTCCTCTGCgtggccttgctgctcctctgggtcTCCGTCTTCCTCTACGGCAGCTTCTACTACTCCTACATGCCCACCGTCAGCTTCGTCAGCCCCGTGCACTACAGCTTCCG gACGGATTGCGGCTCGCCCGGGCCTGAGCTCTGCTCTTTCCCCACCGCTAACATCTCCCTGGTGAAGGCGAACCGGGACAAG GTGATGATGTACGGGCAGCTGTACCGCATCtccctggagctggagctgccggAGTCGCCGGTGAACCAGGAGCTGGGCATGTTCATGGTGGCGATGACGTGCTACACCAAGGGGGGCCGAGCCGTGGCCTCTTCCGCCCGGGCA GCCATGCTGCACTACCGCTCTGGGCTGCTGCGGACGCTCGACACGCTGGCCTTTGCCGGCCTCTTCCTCTCTGGCTTCGCCGAGCAGAAGCAGACGGTGGAGGTGGAGCTGTATTCGGACTACCGTGAGGACTCG TACGCCCCGACAGTTGGCGCGGTGCTGGAGATCCAGAGCAAGCGGATCCAGCTCTACGGGGCCCAGCTCCGCATCCACGCTCACTTCACCGGCCTGCG GTACCTGCTCTACAACTTCCCCGTCACCTCCGCCCTGCTTGGCGTCGCTAGCAACTTCGCCTTCCTCAGCGTCATCATCCTCTTCAGCTACCTGCAGTGGGTCTGGGGCAGCGTCTGGCCCTGGGAGCCCCCTGCCGTGCAGGTGGGCACAGACCCCCTTCCCCGGGGCCAAGGTGTGCAGGGAGGCCAGACCCTTGCTCAGCACCACTCTGCCCCCCAGATGAGCCTGCGGGACAGGACTGGCCCCCAGCAGCGACGGGAGGAGCTGGCGGCGCCCGGGAGAGGTGAGGGGCCGGGCCAGGGCCGCCAGCGTGACCCCCGCCCCGGCCCTGATGCCACAGGGCCCGCGGAGGAGCCAGACGCTGAAGGAACAGCCTCGAGCTCGG GTGCCTCGCTGCCGGGAGAGGACACGGAGGTTATCGGGCCTGTGGCAGACGCCGCCCCAGCCAAGGAGTCAGAGACCAGTGAAG ACACCGAGTTCGAGGCGGTGGACAAGTCTTCCCTGCTCACTGAAGCCAACTTCCCCCCCGCGGAGGAGGTGGGGGGGACCCCGCTGCCACCCCCCGCCGAGGACGGCGCCGTGCCTGTGCCTGTGTCCACCCTGGGCCCCCGGCAGCGCCACACGTGCTCCAGCTCCTGA
- the BSCL2 gene encoding seipin isoform X3: MAGGPGPLLQWAQEVGSVLLLRVRRTVLQTAILLCVALLLLWVSVFLYGSFYYSYMPTVSFVSPVHYSFRTDCGSPGPELCSFPTANISLVKANRDKVMMYGQLYRISLELELPESPVNQELGMFMVAMTCYTKGGRAVASSARAAMLHYRSGLLRTLDTLAFAGLFLSGFAEQKQTVEVELYSDYREDSYAPTVGAVLEIQSKRIQLYGAQLRIHAHFTGLRYLLYNFPVTSALLGVASNFAFLSVIILFSYLQWVWGSVWPWEPPAVQVGTDPLPRGQGVQGGQTLAQHHSAPQMSLRDRTGPQQRREELAAPGRGASLPGEDTEVIGPVADAAPAKESETSEDTEFEAVDKSSLLTEANFPPAEEVGGTPLPPPAEDGAVPVPVSTLGPRQRHTCSSS, encoded by the exons atGGCGGGCGGCCCGGGGCCCCTGCTGCAGTGGGCGCAGGAGGTGGGCTCCGTGCTGCTGCTGCGGGTCCGGCGCACGGTGCTGCAGACCGCCATCCTCCTCTGCgtggccttgctgctcctctgggtcTCCGTCTTCCTCTACGGCAGCTTCTACTACTCCTACATGCCCACCGTCAGCTTCGTCAGCCCCGTGCACTACAGCTTCCG gACGGATTGCGGCTCGCCCGGGCCTGAGCTCTGCTCTTTCCCCACCGCTAACATCTCCCTGGTGAAGGCGAACCGGGACAAG GTGATGATGTACGGGCAGCTGTACCGCATCtccctggagctggagctgccggAGTCGCCGGTGAACCAGGAGCTGGGCATGTTCATGGTGGCGATGACGTGCTACACCAAGGGGGGCCGAGCCGTGGCCTCTTCCGCCCGGGCA GCCATGCTGCACTACCGCTCTGGGCTGCTGCGGACGCTCGACACGCTGGCCTTTGCCGGCCTCTTCCTCTCTGGCTTCGCCGAGCAGAAGCAGACGGTGGAGGTGGAGCTGTATTCGGACTACCGTGAGGACTCG TACGCCCCGACAGTTGGCGCGGTGCTGGAGATCCAGAGCAAGCGGATCCAGCTCTACGGGGCCCAGCTCCGCATCCACGCTCACTTCACCGGCCTGCG GTACCTGCTCTACAACTTCCCCGTCACCTCCGCCCTGCTTGGCGTCGCTAGCAACTTCGCCTTCCTCAGCGTCATCATCCTCTTCAGCTACCTGCAGTGGGTCTGGGGCAGCGTCTGGCCCTGGGAGCCCCCTGCCGTGCAGGTGGGCACAGACCCCCTTCCCCGGGGCCAAGGTGTGCAGGGAGGCCAGACCCTTGCTCAGCACCACTCTGCCCCCCAGATGAGCCTGCGGGACAGGACTGGCCCCCAGCAGCGACGGGAGGAGCTGGCGGCGCCCGGGAGAG GTGCCTCGCTGCCGGGAGAGGACACGGAGGTTATCGGGCCTGTGGCAGACGCCGCCCCAGCCAAGGAGTCAGAGACCAGTGAAG ACACCGAGTTCGAGGCGGTGGACAAGTCTTCCCTGCTCACTGAAGCCAACTTCCCCCCCGCGGAGGAGGTGGGGGGGACCCCGCTGCCACCCCCCGCCGAGGACGGCGCCGTGCCTGTGCCTGTGTCCACCCTGGGCCCCCGGCAGCGCCACACGTGCTCCAGCTCCTGA
- the BSCL2 gene encoding seipin isoform X4 yields MAGGPGPLLQWAQEVGSVLLLRVRRTVLQTAILLCVALLLLWVSVFLYGSFYYSYMPTVSFVSPVHYSFRTDCGSPGPELCSFPTANISLVKANRDKVMMYGQLYRISLELELPESPVNQELGMFMVAMTCYTKGGRAVASSARAAMLHYRSGLLRTLDTLAFAGLFLSGFAEQKQTVEVELYSDYREDSYAPTVGAVLEIQSKRIQLYGAQLRIHAHFTGLRYLLYNFPVTSALLGVASNFAFLSVIILFSYLQWVWGSVWPWEPPAVQMSLRDRTGPQQRREELAAPGRGASLPGEDTEVIGPVADAAPAKESETSEDTEFEAVDKSSLLTEANFPPAEEVGGTPLPPPAEDGAVPVPVSTLGPRQRHTCSSS; encoded by the exons atGGCGGGCGGCCCGGGGCCCCTGCTGCAGTGGGCGCAGGAGGTGGGCTCCGTGCTGCTGCTGCGGGTCCGGCGCACGGTGCTGCAGACCGCCATCCTCCTCTGCgtggccttgctgctcctctgggtcTCCGTCTTCCTCTACGGCAGCTTCTACTACTCCTACATGCCCACCGTCAGCTTCGTCAGCCCCGTGCACTACAGCTTCCG gACGGATTGCGGCTCGCCCGGGCCTGAGCTCTGCTCTTTCCCCACCGCTAACATCTCCCTGGTGAAGGCGAACCGGGACAAG GTGATGATGTACGGGCAGCTGTACCGCATCtccctggagctggagctgccggAGTCGCCGGTGAACCAGGAGCTGGGCATGTTCATGGTGGCGATGACGTGCTACACCAAGGGGGGCCGAGCCGTGGCCTCTTCCGCCCGGGCA GCCATGCTGCACTACCGCTCTGGGCTGCTGCGGACGCTCGACACGCTGGCCTTTGCCGGCCTCTTCCTCTCTGGCTTCGCCGAGCAGAAGCAGACGGTGGAGGTGGAGCTGTATTCGGACTACCGTGAGGACTCG TACGCCCCGACAGTTGGCGCGGTGCTGGAGATCCAGAGCAAGCGGATCCAGCTCTACGGGGCCCAGCTCCGCATCCACGCTCACTTCACCGGCCTGCG GTACCTGCTCTACAACTTCCCCGTCACCTCCGCCCTGCTTGGCGTCGCTAGCAACTTCGCCTTCCTCAGCGTCATCATCCTCTTCAGCTACCTGCAGTGGGTCTGGGGCAGCGTCTGGCCCTGGGAGCCCCCTGCCGTGCAG ATGAGCCTGCGGGACAGGACTGGCCCCCAGCAGCGACGGGAGGAGCTGGCGGCGCCCGGGAGAG GTGCCTCGCTGCCGGGAGAGGACACGGAGGTTATCGGGCCTGTGGCAGACGCCGCCCCAGCCAAGGAGTCAGAGACCAGTGAAG ACACCGAGTTCGAGGCGGTGGACAAGTCTTCCCTGCTCACTGAAGCCAACTTCCCCCCCGCGGAGGAGGTGGGGGGGACCCCGCTGCCACCCCCCGCCGAGGACGGCGCCGTGCCTGTGCCTGTGTCCACCCTGGGCCCCCGGCAGCGCCACACGTGCTCCAGCTCCTGA